The following coding sequences are from one Selenomonas sputigena ATCC 35185 window:
- a CDS encoding substrate-binding domain-containing protein → MAKKGVLLILVALALLFAGCGDEKGFIDFTRHAAAPAAPAAERPLVIAFAPVMSPEETRRPYERMTAYLAEKLGRPVTMVQKRGAAELDRLVAAGEADVAFLSTGAYTAYRGHEPIELLAMVETKGTILYRTFVIVAADSEIEDFASLKGRVFAFVDPLSHSGRLAVDYRLLEEGLTPEQYFGRIFYTHHHDKSIWAVANHLADGASIDNQIYEHIEQTNPQLAAKVRIIDELAVAPTGPVVVRQNLAPEEKEQLRRIFYEMADDEAMRPVLQSAVIDRFVPPDGGLYEPLRQKFLAHERLSGE, encoded by the coding sequence ATGGCCAAGAAGGGAGTCCTGCTGATCCTCGTCGCCCTCGCGCTCCTTTTTGCAGGCTGCGGCGACGAGAAAGGCTTCATCGACTTTACGCGTCATGCGGCCGCGCCTGCCGCACCTGCTGCAGAGCGCCCGCTCGTCATCGCCTTCGCGCCTGTCATGAGTCCCGAGGAGACGCGCCGCCCCTATGAGCGCATGACCGCCTACCTCGCCGAGAAGCTCGGCCGCCCCGTCACCATGGTGCAGAAGCGCGGCGCGGCAGAGCTTGACAGGCTCGTCGCGGCGGGCGAAGCCGACGTCGCCTTCCTCTCGACGGGCGCTTATACGGCGTACCGCGGCCACGAGCCGATCGAGCTTCTCGCCATGGTCGAGACGAAGGGCACGATCCTCTACCGCACCTTCGTCATCGTCGCCGCCGACAGCGAAATCGAGGACTTCGCCTCGCTCAAAGGACGCGTCTTCGCCTTCGTCGATCCGCTCAGTCATTCGGGCAGGCTCGCCGTCGATTACCGTCTGCTCGAAGAAGGGCTGACGCCCGAGCAGTATTTCGGGCGCATCTTCTACACGCACCACCACGACAAGTCGATCTGGGCGGTCGCCAACCACCTCGCCGATGGAGCGAGCATCGACAACCAGATCTATGAGCATATCGAGCAGACGAATCCGCAGCTCGCCGCGAAGGTGCGCATCATCGACGAGCTTGCCGTCGCTCCGACCGGCCCCGTCGTCGTGCGGCAGAACCTCGCGCCCGAGGAAAAGGAGCAGCTTCGCCGCATCTTCTATGAGATGGCGGACGACGAAGCCATGCGTCCCGTGCTGCAGTCGGCGGTCATCGACCGCTTCGTGCCGCCCGACGGCGGGCTTTACGAGCCTCTGCGGCAGAAGTTTCTCGCGCACGAGCGCCTTTCGGGAGAGTGA
- a CDS encoding response regulator transcription factor — translation MENKKEPLRILLADDHRVLRKGLSLLLSSEEDFSVVAEASDGEEALEKAAKTPVDIALLDLSMPHMGGLECLRRLKAMQPAVRVLILTMHSERQYVCECLRAGANGYLCKDTLDAELFRALRTVAAGGRYLGEREAELLIDGALEEPEEPAALSTREREVLELIVHGYSLSTIADKLYLSIKTVSTYKTRLLQKLDCTQNSELVDYALRHNILGKK, via the coding sequence ATGGAAAACAAGAAAGAACCGCTGCGCATCCTGCTCGCCGACGATCATCGCGTGCTGCGCAAAGGCCTGTCGCTGCTTCTCTCGTCCGAGGAAGATTTCAGCGTCGTCGCCGAAGCGTCCGACGGCGAGGAAGCGCTCGAAAAGGCGGCCAAGACTCCCGTCGACATCGCGCTCCTCGACCTCTCGATGCCGCACATGGGCGGCCTTGAGTGCCTGCGCCGCCTCAAGGCGATGCAGCCCGCCGTGCGCGTCCTCATCCTCACGATGCACAGCGAGCGCCAGTACGTCTGCGAGTGCCTGCGTGCGGGCGCGAACGGCTATTTGTGCAAGGACACGCTCGACGCCGAGCTTTTCCGCGCCCTGCGCACCGTCGCCGCAGGAGGGCGCTACCTCGGCGAGCGCGAGGCGGAGCTTCTGATCGACGGTGCGCTCGAAGAGCCTGAAGAGCCCGCCGCGCTTTCCACCAGGGAGCGCGAAGTCCTTGAACTCATCGTGCACGGCTACTCGCTCTCGACCATTGCCGACAAGCTCTACCTCTCGATCAAGACCGTCTCCACCTACAAGACGCGCCTCCTGCAGAAGCTCGACTGCACGCAGAACTCGGAACTCGTCGACTACGCGCTCAGGCACAATATATTGGGGAAGAAATGA
- a CDS encoding dynamin family protein codes for MQSVILKSRLLRLYDHFAAEGDAASARKVRQLAEKLVRGEFGVAFCGHFSAGKSRMINRLLGAMLLPSSPIPTSANLVYVRHGEEYAEARFREGRPRRYLAPYDYDLVKSFCRDGTAIESIEISTAAASLPAGVVLMDTPGIDSTDAAHRLATEEAIHLADLIFYVMDYNHVQSEESFLFTKSLTEAGKRVALVINQIDKHREEELSFAAFAAGVKDAFAAWGVAPEAVFFTSMKDEAHAHSDFKAMQAFLRDALENRAAALEESIARSLEKICADAVSREEKAEEKGLADARRVLEPLSVAERDALWAGSRALEQEAQSLREDGRAAFNEGIEKILANAYMMPYEVRELARLYLEASSPGFKVGFFGRGKKTAAERAARRERLWQALAEKVRLQVDWHIATYLKDFARDRHIEGGAAAAFAENFTALPEEDVLEKNQKEGASTSYDGSYVLNYTAALEKAVKECARSRLAAVGDDLLSRMEERNGVRLAAIEAELSGMAEEVAALFAVRQAKKRVQAKREALAKLLASEERADTANASLFTLVPQAVEIVEGDGTPSAADNAAGRAVQKDAPAEAASLAAEAEEMQAGAAALPADDAARADLAAWAPRLRRAGELVADVPGLSRLAEELSLRAERLEGHGYLVTLFGAFSAGKSSFANALLGENLLPVSPNPTTAVIQKILPVTKEKPHGTVRVHLKDEAMLLADLNRALAPFEREAKTLAEAPALVEDVLTRASDLRQQQAFLRAYEKGRAMFEGKAGAWLDCTLEDFAAYAVDEDKACFVEEIEIYSDCDLTRRGVTLVDTPGADSINARHTDLSFRFIRQSDAILFVTYYNHAFSHADSEFLVQLGRVKDAFEMDKMFFIVNAIDLAESEEDASDVLAYVRANLSRFGIKRPRLHAVSSLAILKEKLAGEHRGTQFENAFHHFIFHDLAGLAVRAAEGDYARAQTLLSRLIEESEESAEKKAERRESLEKNAARAKDILEKESSEGIEKRAAQEQAELLYYVAERVFLRYEDMFRLSFNAATLGREHGKASLQKAMKELLASLGFDLAQEMRATAVRLERFLAKRGKELQETLAKTLSEGERDFSFGMEATEFDFDLSFPTAFADVEPQVFAKEIALFKSPAQFFEKGGSKIMAEALKERLRPMVSAYLEREGARLEERVLSGSRAVFEAALAHVQREAQGYYEGHRAALAGGLSAAKLREIRAKL; via the coding sequence ATGCAAAGCGTCATCTTGAAGAGCCGACTGCTGCGGCTTTACGATCATTTTGCAGCCGAGGGTGATGCGGCGAGCGCACGCAAGGTGCGCCAGCTTGCCGAAAAGCTCGTGCGCGGCGAATTCGGCGTCGCTTTCTGCGGTCATTTTTCGGCGGGCAAGTCGCGCATGATCAACCGCCTCCTCGGCGCGATGCTCCTGCCGTCGAGTCCCATACCGACGAGCGCGAACCTCGTCTACGTCAGGCACGGCGAAGAGTACGCCGAGGCACGCTTTAGAGAAGGCAGGCCGCGCCGCTACCTCGCGCCCTACGACTACGACCTCGTGAAATCGTTCTGCCGCGACGGCACGGCGATCGAGAGCATCGAGATCTCGACGGCGGCCGCATCTCTTCCTGCGGGCGTCGTGCTCATGGACACGCCGGGCATTGACTCGACCGATGCCGCGCACCGCCTGGCGACGGAAGAGGCAATCCACCTCGCCGACCTCATCTTCTACGTCATGGACTACAACCATGTGCAGTCGGAGGAGAGCTTCCTCTTCACGAAGTCGCTGACGGAAGCGGGAAAGCGCGTCGCGCTCGTCATCAACCAGATCGACAAGCACCGCGAGGAGGAGCTTTCCTTCGCCGCGTTTGCTGCCGGCGTCAAGGACGCTTTCGCCGCATGGGGCGTCGCGCCCGAGGCGGTTTTCTTCACATCGATGAAGGACGAGGCGCACGCGCATAGCGACTTCAAGGCGATGCAGGCCTTCCTGCGCGATGCGCTCGAAAATCGTGCGGCGGCGCTCGAAGAATCGATCGCCCGCTCTCTCGAAAAGATCTGCGCCGACGCCGTAAGCCGTGAGGAAAAGGCAGAGGAGAAGGGGCTTGCCGACGCCCGCCGCGTGCTCGAACCTCTGTCGGTCGCGGAGCGCGACGCGCTCTGGGCGGGCAGCCGCGCCTTGGAACAGGAGGCACAGAGCCTTCGTGAGGACGGACGCGCCGCCTTCAACGAGGGGATTGAAAAGATCCTCGCCAACGCCTACATGATGCCGTACGAGGTGCGCGAACTGGCGCGTCTTTACCTCGAAGCCTCCTCGCCCGGCTTCAAGGTCGGCTTCTTTGGGCGCGGCAAGAAAACGGCGGCGGAGCGTGCTGCCCGCCGCGAGCGCCTGTGGCAGGCTCTCGCGGAGAAGGTGCGGCTGCAGGTCGATTGGCACATCGCGACGTATCTGAAGGATTTTGCGCGCGACCGACACATCGAGGGCGGGGCGGCCGCCGCCTTCGCCGAGAATTTCACGGCTCTGCCTGAAGAAGATGTGCTGGAAAAGAATCAAAAAGAAGGCGCGAGCACGAGCTACGACGGCAGCTATGTGCTGAACTACACGGCCGCGCTCGAAAAGGCGGTCAAAGAGTGCGCGCGCTCGCGTCTCGCCGCCGTCGGAGACGATCTCCTCTCACGTATGGAGGAGCGGAACGGCGTGCGCCTCGCCGCCATCGAGGCAGAGCTTTCGGGCATGGCCGAAGAAGTCGCGGCGCTCTTCGCCGTGCGGCAGGCGAAGAAGCGCGTCCAGGCGAAGCGGGAAGCCTTGGCGAAGCTTCTCGCGAGCGAGGAACGCGCGGACACGGCAAACGCTTCGCTCTTCACGCTCGTGCCGCAGGCGGTCGAGATCGTAGAGGGCGACGGCACGCCGAGCGCGGCGGACAACGCGGCAGGGCGCGCGGTGCAAAAGGACGCGCCGGCCGAGGCTGCGTCTCTGGCGGCGGAAGCGGAGGAAATGCAGGCGGGCGCCGCCGCTTTGCCTGCCGATGACGCCGCGCGGGCAGACCTTGCGGCATGGGCGCCGCGCCTTCGCCGCGCGGGCGAACTCGTCGCGGACGTGCCGGGGCTTTCGCGGCTCGCCGAAGAGCTCTCCCTGCGTGCCGAGCGGCTCGAAGGGCACGGCTACCTCGTGACGCTCTTCGGCGCGTTCAGCGCGGGCAAGTCGTCCTTTGCGAATGCGCTCCTCGGCGAGAACCTTCTGCCCGTCTCGCCGAACCCGACGACCGCCGTCATACAGAAGATCCTGCCCGTGACGAAGGAAAAGCCGCACGGCACGGTGCGCGTCCACCTGAAGGACGAAGCGATGCTGCTCGCCGATCTGAACCGCGCCCTCGCGCCCTTCGAGCGCGAGGCGAAGACTCTCGCGGAAGCGCCCGCTCTCGTCGAGGACGTGCTGACGAGAGCGAGCGACCTGCGCCAGCAGCAGGCCTTCCTGCGCGCCTACGAGAAGGGGCGCGCGATGTTCGAGGGCAAGGCGGGCGCGTGGCTCGACTGCACGCTCGAAGACTTCGCCGCCTACGCGGTCGACGAGGACAAGGCATGCTTCGTCGAGGAGATCGAGATCTATAGCGACTGCGACCTCACGCGTCGGGGCGTCACGCTCGTTGACACGCCGGGCGCCGACTCCATCAACGCGCGTCACACCGACCTCTCCTTCCGCTTCATCCGCCAGTCCGACGCCATCCTCTTCGTCACGTATTACAACCACGCCTTTTCCCATGCCGACAGCGAATTTCTCGTGCAGCTCGGGCGCGTCAAGGACGCCTTCGAGATGGACAAGATGTTCTTCATCGTCAACGCCATTGACCTCGCCGAGAGCGAGGAGGACGCGAGCGACGTGCTCGCCTATGTGCGCGCGAACCTCTCGCGCTTCGGCATCAAGAGGCCGCGCCTTCATGCCGTATCGAGCCTTGCGATCCTCAAGGAAAAGCTCGCGGGCGAGCATCGCGGCACGCAGTTCGAGAACGCTTTCCACCACTTCATTTTCCACGACCTCGCAGGCCTTGCCGTACGCGCCGCCGAAGGCGACTATGCGCGTGCCCAAACGCTCTTGAGCCGCCTCATCGAAGAGAGCGAGGAAAGTGCCGAGAAGAAGGCCGAGCGGCGCGAATCGCTCGAAAAGAACGCGGCGCGGGCGAAGGACATTCTCGAAAAAGAGAGCAGCGAAGGCATCGAAAAACGCGCCGCGCAGGAGCAGGCGGAGCTTCTCTATTACGTCGCGGAGCGCGTCTTCCTGCGCTATGAGGACATGTTCCGCCTGAGCTTCAACGCCGCGACGCTCGGCCGCGAGCACGGCAAAGCGAGTCTCCAAAAGGCGATGAAGGAGCTTCTCGCGAGCCTCGGCTTCGACCTCGCGCAGGAGATGCGTGCGACCGCCGTGCGCTTGGAGCGCTTCCTCGCCAAGCGCGGCAAAGAACTGCAGGAGACGCTGGCAAAGACGCTCTCCGAGGGCGAGCGCGACTTCTCCTTCGGCATGGAAGCGACGGAGTTTGACTTTGACCTCTCGTTTCCGACGGCGTTCGCCGACGTCGAGCCGCAGGTCTTCGCCAAGGAAATTGCGCTCTTCAAGAGCCCCGCACAGTTCTTCGAAAAGGGTGGCAGCAAGATCATGGCGGAGGCGCTCAAGGAAAGGCTTCGCCCCATGGTCAGCGCCTATCTCGAAAGAGAGGGCGCACGCCTCGAAGAGCGCGTGCTTTCGGGCAGCCGCGCCGTATTCGAGGCGGCGCTCGCCCATGTGCAAAGGGAAGCGCAAGGCTACTACGAAGGTCACCGCGCCGCTCTGGCGGGCGGGCTTTCGGCGGCGAAACTGCGCGAGATCCGCGCGAAGCTCTGA
- a CDS encoding glycosyltransferase family 2 protein, with protein MIETLQNLKKEGIRLYYFLPDFQAPEAVWRTVFDRYVKIFCAADNVALLLDLSAAEGVQEPLAQFSQALDALGDDAPAVLTFESEAALSSAALRLADVLILTREERSLRLLNHLETQPRILYGGDAAIFSRDEARGDDTHFDVSVCILTYRSDFLKLERTLASVVEQKGCSFEIVIADDGSEDFPRKAIEDALASKGFTAYKILQAPKNQGVVHNVYRAFSHARGKYIKNISPGDYLYSDHVLADMFRFMEESGYPAAFGRACYYREEGGYYHILDEMHPRNLEPYERNDFAAARRAHLLCQDYPIGAAFMTRRKLLMQYTKPLLGKAVHLEDRAYTLMIADGIDIGFWNHNLIWYEYGSGISTSTDERRQAQVIRDNQACFALIAEKYPELSSWCKWHIFNEEDMEDAWLDYYEEVKDYYQKVDASVAEAKRRGQWIYLQDVEPKALERIVQAEVILPPIDASKSSATSPS; from the coding sequence ATGATAGAAACTCTTCAAAACCTGAAAAAAGAAGGCATACGGCTCTACTATTTCCTGCCGGACTTCCAAGCGCCGGAAGCCGTATGGCGCACGGTATTCGATCGATACGTCAAAATCTTTTGCGCGGCAGACAACGTGGCGCTGCTGCTTGACTTGTCCGCCGCAGAAGGAGTTCAAGAGCCGCTGGCGCAGTTCAGTCAAGCGCTTGACGCGCTCGGCGACGACGCGCCGGCGGTACTGACCTTCGAAAGTGAGGCGGCGCTGTCTTCTGCCGCGCTTCGTCTGGCGGACGTCTTGATCCTCACGAGAGAAGAGCGTTCGCTGCGCCTCTTGAACCACCTCGAAACGCAGCCGCGAATCCTTTACGGCGGCGATGCGGCAATCTTTTCCCGCGACGAAGCGCGCGGGGACGATACGCATTTCGATGTGTCCGTCTGCATTCTCACCTATCGGTCGGATTTTCTGAAGCTCGAAAGGACGCTCGCTTCCGTCGTTGAGCAGAAGGGCTGCTCGTTCGAGATCGTCATCGCCGATGACGGCTCGGAAGATTTCCCGAGGAAGGCCATCGAAGATGCTCTCGCTTCCAAGGGATTCACAGCCTACAAGATTCTTCAAGCACCCAAAAATCAAGGTGTCGTACACAATGTGTACCGCGCCTTTTCCCATGCGCGAGGGAAGTACATCAAGAACATCTCTCCCGGCGACTACCTGTACAGCGACCATGTATTGGCCGACATGTTCCGTTTCATGGAAGAGAGCGGGTATCCGGCCGCCTTCGGACGCGCCTGCTACTATCGTGAAGAGGGCGGGTATTATCATATATTGGATGAAATGCACCCGCGGAATTTGGAGCCGTATGAAAGGAACGACTTCGCCGCAGCAAGAAGGGCGCATCTTCTATGTCAGGATTACCCGATCGGCGCCGCCTTCATGACGCGCCGCAAGCTCCTCATGCAGTACACGAAGCCACTGCTGGGCAAGGCCGTTCATCTCGAAGACCGCGCCTACACCCTCATGATCGCCGACGGCATCGACATCGGCTTCTGGAATCACAACCTCATCTGGTACGAGTACGGCAGCGGCATATCGACGAGCACGGACGAACGCCGACAGGCGCAGGTCATCCGTGACAATCAAGCATGCTTCGCGCTGATCGCCGAAAAGTATCCGGAGCTTTCCAGCTGGTGCAAGTGGCACATCTTCAACGAAGAGGATATGGAAGATGCGTGGCTCGACTATTACGAAGAAGTGAAAGACTACTATCAAAAGGTCGATGCGTCCGTCGCCGAAGCGAAAAGGAGAGGGCAATGGATATATCTGCAGGATGTCGAGCCGAAAGCGCTGGAAAGGATTGTTCAGGCAGAAGTCATCCTGCCTCCTATAGACGCATCGAAATCTTCCGCCACGTCTCCTTCGTGA
- the serS gene encoding serine--tRNA ligase: MLDIKFVRDHIDEVQAMLEKRCNPLKLSGFKELEEKRRTLLQEAEELKARRNSVSKEIGAKKKQGEDVAAISAEMREVGKKIADLDARTREVEDELHTILLNIPNMPKDDVPIGKDDTENPEVRRWGEPRTFTFEPKAHWDLGADLEILDAERAAKVTGARFTFYKGLGARLERACINFMMDLHATKHGYTEMLAPYIANEASMIGTGQLPKFAEDMFKLEGLDYYLVPTAEVPTTNYHRDEILDGRKLPERYTSYTACFRAEAGSAGRDTRGLIRQHQFNKVELIKFTKPEESWDELEGMVDAAEDVLRILEIPYHVVLLCTGDMSFTSAKTYDIEVWMPAQNTYREISSCSNCLDYQARRANIKFRREPKAKPEFCHTLNGSGLAVGRTVAAILENYQQEDGSVRVPKALVPYMGGVEVIEKP; this comes from the coding sequence ATGCTGGACATCAAATTTGTCAGGGATCATATCGACGAGGTGCAGGCGATGCTCGAAAAGCGCTGCAACCCGCTGAAACTGAGCGGCTTCAAGGAGCTTGAGGAGAAGCGCCGCACGCTCCTGCAGGAGGCGGAAGAACTCAAGGCGCGGCGCAACAGCGTGTCGAAGGAGATCGGCGCGAAGAAGAAGCAGGGCGAGGACGTCGCGGCGATCTCCGCCGAAATGCGCGAGGTCGGCAAGAAAATCGCCGATCTCGACGCTCGGACGCGCGAGGTGGAAGACGAGCTGCACACCATCCTCCTGAACATCCCGAACATGCCGAAGGACGACGTGCCCATCGGCAAGGACGACACGGAGAATCCCGAAGTGCGCCGCTGGGGCGAGCCGCGAACGTTCACCTTCGAGCCGAAGGCGCACTGGGATCTCGGCGCCGATCTCGAAATCCTCGATGCCGAGCGTGCGGCAAAGGTCACGGGCGCACGATTCACCTTCTACAAGGGACTCGGCGCTAGGCTCGAACGCGCCTGCATCAACTTCATGATGGATCTGCACGCGACGAAGCACGGCTACACGGAAATGCTCGCGCCCTACATCGCGAACGAGGCGAGCATGATTGGCACGGGGCAGCTGCCGAAGTTCGCCGAAGACATGTTCAAGCTCGAAGGCCTCGACTACTACCTCGTGCCAACGGCGGAAGTGCCGACGACGAACTATCACCGCGACGAAATCCTCGACGGCAGGAAACTGCCCGAGCGCTACACGAGCTACACGGCATGCTTCCGCGCAGAAGCCGGCAGCGCGGGGCGCGACACGCGCGGTCTCATCCGCCAACACCAGTTCAACAAGGTCGAGCTGATCAAGTTCACGAAGCCCGAAGAATCGTGGGACGAGCTCGAAGGCATGGTCGATGCGGCGGAAGATGTACTGCGTATTTTGGAGATTCCCTATCACGTCGTGCTCCTTTGCACGGGCGACATGAGCTTCACGTCGGCAAAGACATACGACATCGAAGTCTGGATGCCCGCGCAGAACACCTACCGCGAGATCTCCTCGTGCTCGAACTGCCTCGACTACCAGGCGCGTCGCGCGAACATCAAGTTCCGCCGCGAGCCGAAGGCGAAGCCCGAGTTCTGCCACACGCTCAACGGCTCGGGGCTTGCCGTCGGGCGCACGGTCGCAGCGATCCTCGAAAACTATCAGCAGGAAGACGGCTCTGTGCGCGTACCGAAGGCGCTCGTCCCCTACATGGGCGGCGTGGAAGTCATCGAAAAGCCGTGA
- a CDS encoding ATP-binding protein encodes MEKQSLTVRFNILLVGSVLLCGLLLGAFFLVTLRATLIEGLNRSGREIASALGAVIASDILLDDRFTISDQLERTLEKNPEVRYILVTYPDGRILASTFTDGLPEGLLPLREKDDLEPHIYSSTDGPIREILYPIDDGITGYLRIGLTEREARALVERRGFELFLVLLALALLATFLATRYAKLFGALQQKERLRLWLIGQLFSAREDERRRISRELHDETSQSMASILAYLRILHGKLTTPEQRELLQEARELTSEALQGLKQLAVDLHPPLLEDLGLLVAIEKYIDTLRRTHGDLTVRWETQGDFTGLDRTLALVIYRSVQEGLTNIVRHAHAREASVKLRATAKEVCVEIADDGVGFEKDTAERARLDRHLGLVSMKERAELLEGSFAVESAPGAGTRLFLCLPRKKGGET; translated from the coding sequence ATGGAAAAGCAAAGCCTGACCGTCCGCTTCAACATCCTCCTCGTCGGCAGCGTGCTGCTCTGCGGACTCCTGCTCGGCGCGTTCTTCCTCGTGACCCTGCGGGCGACGCTGATCGAAGGGCTGAACCGCTCGGGGCGCGAGATCGCCTCGGCGCTCGGCGCGGTCATCGCGAGCGACATCCTCCTCGACGACCGCTTCACGATTTCCGACCAGTTGGAGCGCACGCTGGAAAAGAATCCCGAGGTGCGCTACATCCTCGTGACGTACCCCGACGGGCGCATCCTCGCGAGCACCTTCACCGACGGCCTGCCCGAAGGACTGCTGCCGCTTCGTGAAAAGGACGATTTGGAGCCGCATATTTACAGCAGCACCGATGGGCCGATCCGCGAGATCCTCTATCCGATCGACGACGGCATCACGGGCTATCTGCGCATCGGCCTCACCGAGCGCGAGGCGCGCGCCCTCGTCGAGCGGCGCGGCTTCGAGCTTTTCCTCGTGCTTCTCGCGCTCGCGCTCCTCGCGACGTTCCTCGCGACGCGCTACGCGAAGCTCTTCGGCGCATTGCAGCAGAAGGAACGGCTTCGCCTCTGGCTCATCGGCCAGCTCTTCTCGGCGCGTGAGGACGAGAGGCGGCGCATCTCGCGTGAGCTGCACGACGAAACGAGCCAGTCGATGGCTTCGATCCTCGCCTACTTGCGCATCCTGCACGGCAAGCTCACGACGCCCGAGCAGCGGGAACTGCTGCAGGAGGCGCGGGAACTGACGAGCGAGGCGCTGCAGGGCCTGAAGCAGCTCGCCGTCGATCTTCATCCGCCGCTCCTCGAAGACCTCGGCCTCCTCGTTGCCATTGAGAAGTACATCGACACCCTGCGCCGCACGCACGGAGATCTGACCGTGCGATGGGAGACGCAAGGTGACTTCACAGGACTTGACCGCACGCTTGCACTCGTCATCTATCGCTCCGTACAGGAGGGGCTGACGAACATCGTGCGCCACGCACACGCACGCGAGGCGAGCGTGAAGCTTCGCGCGACGGCAAAGGAAGTATGCGTGGAAATCGCCGACGACGGCGTGGGCTTCGAGAAGGACACGGCGGAGAGGGCGCGTCTCGACCGCCACCTCGGCCTCGTGAGCATGAAAGAGCGCGCCGAGCTTCTCGAAGGCAGCTTCGCCGTCGAGAGTGCGCCGGGCGCGGGCACGCGCCTTTTCCTGTGCCTGCCGCGCAAGAAGGGAGGAGAAACGTGA
- the alr gene encoding alanine racemase has protein sequence MSKRAVWAEINLGAIRHNYRVIGEALCGGAKLCAVVKANAYGHGALAVAKEAVAAGAAYLAVATLSEAAELRRAGIGTPLLVLGLIDPLEAAEAVSLDVTQTVANLALAKAISAEALAQEKTAKLHLAIDTGMGRIGCTSEEASALARDIAVLPNIELEGAFSHFAMADVRDKAHARGQLALFLRATEAIEEAGVHLKLRHIAESAAILQMPEAHLDMVRAGIIQYGMYPSEEVARDVRETSPLRPAMALKARVLFVKDVPEGFAIGYGCTWHAKRRSRIATLPLGYADGYIRALSGKAHVEILGKTAPVVGRICMDQCMIDVTDIERVAEGTEVTLFGSATLSADNVAAWLGTINYEIPCLIASRVRRVYI, from the coding sequence ATGAGCAAGCGTGCCGTCTGGGCTGAAATCAACCTCGGCGCGATCCGGCACAATTACCGCGTGATCGGCGAGGCGCTCTGTGGCGGCGCAAAACTCTGCGCCGTCGTCAAGGCGAACGCTTACGGGCACGGCGCTCTCGCCGTCGCGAAAGAGGCTGTCGCGGCGGGCGCGGCGTACCTCGCCGTCGCCACGCTCTCAGAAGCCGCCGAGCTTCGCCGCGCGGGGATTGGGACGCCGCTCCTCGTCCTCGGACTCATCGACCCTCTTGAAGCCGCCGAAGCCGTCTCCCTTGATGTGACGCAGACCGTTGCGAATCTCGCGCTCGCCAAAGCCATTTCCGCCGAAGCCCTCGCGCAGGAAAAGACGGCGAAGCTGCACCTCGCCATCGACACGGGTATGGGGCGCATCGGCTGCACGAGCGAAGAAGCGTCTGCGCTCGCGCGTGACATCGCCGTCCTGCCGAACATTGAGCTGGAGGGCGCGTTCTCTCACTTCGCCATGGCGGATGTCCGAGACAAGGCGCACGCAAGAGGACAGCTTGCGCTCTTCCTACGTGCCACGGAAGCCATAGAAGAGGCGGGTGTTCATCTGAAGCTGCGCCATATCGCTGAGAGCGCGGCGATCCTCCAAATGCCCGAAGCGCATCTCGACATGGTGCGTGCGGGTATCATCCAGTACGGCATGTATCCGAGCGAAGAAGTCGCTCGCGACGTACGCGAGACGTCGCCGCTTCGCCCCGCGATGGCGCTCAAGGCACGCGTGCTCTTCGTCAAGGACGTGCCCGAGGGCTTTGCCATCGGCTACGGCTGTACTTGGCACGCCAAGCGAAGGAGCCGCATCGCGACGCTCCCCCTCGGCTATGCCGACGGCTATATTCGCGCCCTCTCGGGCAAGGCGCACGTCGAAATCCTCGGCAAGACCGCTCCTGTCGTCGGCCGCATCTGCATGGATCAGTGCATGATCGACGTCACCGACATCGAAAGAGTCGCCGAAGGCACGGAAGTCACGCTCTTCGGCTCGGCGACGCTGAGTGCCGACAATGTTGCCGCTTGGCTCGGCACAATCAACTACGAGATCCCATGTCTCATCGCATCGCGCGTGCGGCGCGTCTATATCTGA